The DNA window CTTGACTGAATTCCCTAGAATTTCAGGTAGATTATTGCATCTATACTTATATAATAGAACAGAAATATTATCTAAAATTCATGGAGATATTTTTCATATACCACCAAATTCTAAACATTAGGGAGAACTTACATGGAAGTGATGAATAGATGATTTATTGGTAATAAACCTTAAACACTTCTATggtataaaagagagagagttaaaAGCTGGTGGAAAGGAATACCCTgaagatattttttctcttctttccatgaGAAAATAAGGTGGTTTAGTAACAAGAGCCTCAAAAGTACTTTTGGAGAACTTCATGTGTCTTATCTGGAATTTGATTAATGTTAGAACAAGTaccttcttcaaaaataaaaatctaagggTCAGTTATGGACTGGTATACTCTCCCTGGTTGAAGAGAAGAgactgtggggagctgccagaagaagagacacgtgccttgacctgcaagatcagccacccgcacagctgagctgcggtatcactcccagcacagcaagagctgcatcatcaccttcagctgaggccttcctgtttacctcccaagcctgccttgttagcctctcaggcgggtgctgacgctgcagtccccgcccttgtttcctagcaactaactcaggtcaactgcccgccttctaccctttataagacatgcatggtctctcaataaagagagtggcttgatcagaaacgctgcCTGGcctttactctctgtgctccctgtcctgccctactctcactccctctctcaggagCCCGCGCCAACTGACCAGCCCGACAAAACAAGAGACAGCATTCCACAGtacaaaaatttaacaaaataggaACAAGCATGACTCCATTTGGCCATATGTGAATCCTATGGAAGAGAATTAGCCAAGACTCTGTAAAAGGGACTCGGGCCAATAGAACCACTTGGTAAGTTTAAAAGTGACCTCCCAACAGAGGGTAAACTATTAAGTGGGACTCATATGTGACCAGCTAATGGAGATAGGGCCCTTAAAATGTGGGCCCTAATCTAATCTGagtagtgtccttataagaaaagggaaTTTCGATACCCAAAGAGGTATATGGGGTACATCATCCACAAAaaattgaggaaagagaaaggaggctcTTGTCTCTTAACTTAAGGTGAGGGGAAGCACCTTATTTTCTCATGGAAGGCCCTGTGAGGACAGAGAAAAGGTTGCCATATGCAAACTAAGTAGAGAGGACTCAGCAAActtaccaacaccttgatcttggacttaggtcttttactttctcttttctctcttttccttctttctacccaTCCCCAATTTGCTAATCTCACCTTAATTCAGTGATTAATTTTTCCAGTCCAAAATATTTCTGGTGGTTGTTCACACCAGCCACTTTCAGTACCAAATCTTATAATGACATTTTGATGCTCCTGCCCCTATTATAAAACACCAAGGTTTCTATAATTATAGCATAAATATTATGCTATTGTCCTCCAACCTTCTTGGGCTAACAGCCCTCTATAGATTCATATCCATTAGAAAGAAGGTTGGCAGAATCTTTATTCAGATTCCTTTCACTGGGGGTTTAGTGAAAtgtataaggaaaaagaaacctcattCAAAGCAAAGAGACTTGCTCAAGTTCCTCATGTACATgaagcaattttaatttttattaccgCACCATCACTGCATGCTTtcttgagaatgagagagagagaaaattttgaaaggatAAAATTGACATGTTGACAGGACTTATTCCTTGAGGGGGAATtatgtgtgattttgttttttaatacttctCACATTATTCCTTTCATAATAAGAAAgggaaacatttaattttattttctgaggttGAATTCACCTGTCCTCTCTACTCCCTCCAAAACAAAGTGATAAATTTGAAAGCTTCCTCAAGCTTATTTGTATGAGACTGCAGACAGCTACAAAAATGAGGAGGGCATGGAAAATAATTAGGTGACAGATGAAATTGGCCTAGGATAAAGTAGTACTTAGTAAAATGGTTAAAAGGAATCAGATTCAATAATATTTGTCGAGAACTCTACATAGTGAAGCTTGTCACAGacaacaaacacacatacacatgtaggCAACTGTACGTACTTGCACACTCTTTCATACCTACATGTGCTATGAATAAAATCATCCacaaaaaatggaggaaagagaaagggggggaaaaaaggaatggtTTAGGAAGGGTCATGATGCAATACAGTTAATTCTTTACAAGGAAGGCCTGAAAGTTACAGAACCACTATAGGGTTTAATCACTTTTAACTGGAAATAAGGCAGTTGGAGGTAGTGCACTATGGGTAGCATTCCATAGATCCCATAAGACATCCTCATGTTTATAAAAAACGCTGACTTTTTAACCAGTCACTGTTGATTTAGTCAGAAATGTGGAGACAGAACCTCAGCAAGCCCACAGGTGACTGAGTGACAACTTGGGCTTCCCAATTCATCAACAGGTGAAGGATGCTAGAAATACGTTCAGGGAGattaatcaaaaaaattttcCCTTGGTCCAACATTTCAAGAGTGAGTTTATTTTGCTAGGAAAATGTTTCCCTCAGGGAAGAAACTGCAAAAAGAGgcaataagaaagcaaaagagtGCAAGACAGAATATGGCTCTCTGTTGTCCCAGAAGTAATGAAACCTTTTAAGGAAAACACAAAGTTTTCTGGACATGTTTGCACCGAATAGGCATTTGGCATTTAATGAATATgtgtggaaagaaaaatcaactgGGGTAATAAAATGAGGGGGGGGGAAGGATGAGGATAGTAGAGCTACTGTAATCACAATTCTCcaagtgcttaagaaaaatgtcAGAAATCACTGCCTCCAAAGGTAGACTATCTTCTAACCAGCCTCCTGAGAGCCCCCTTCACATCCTTGTTCCTCAGGCTATAAATTATGGGGTTCAACATGGAAGTCATAACTGAATAGAACACAGAGATGACCTTATCCTTTTCATTCATTGTCTTGGAATTGGGTCTCATGTAGGCAAATATTCCAGAACCATAGTAGAGAACTACAACAGTGAGATGAGAGCCACAGGTAGAAAAGACCTTGAGTCTCCCCTCCTCTGACTGCATCTGAATCACCGTTGAGATAATATGCCAGTAGGAGACAAGGATGAGGGAGAGAGGTGCCAAGAGGATAATCACACCCATTGAAAAGAGAGCCATCTCAGCATTGTAGGTATCTGCCGAAGCCAGCTTCAGGAGTGCAGGAGGTtcacaaaaataatgattaattatATTCTGTCCCTGGTAGGGGAGACACAGTGTAAATGCACTGTCCACTGAACATACAAATGCCCCACTGATCCAAGACACTATGGCCAACTGGACACAAACCCTCTGAGTCATGATAGTGGAATAATGCAAGGGCTTGCAGAcagccacatagcggtcataggacaTCACTGCCAGAAGTACACACTCTGTACATCCTGCTAGAAGGAAGACAGTTATCTGCAGTGAGCATCCAGCAAAGgaaatggttttcctttttacGAGGAAGTGGACCAACATCTGAGGAACGATGCTTGTAGAGAAACAGAGGTCAGCAAAGGACAAGTTTttgaggaaaaagtacatgggagtgtgAAGTCGAGAGTCAGTTTGAGTGAGGATTATTATAAGCAGGTTTCCAAGCAGGGAGAGAAGATAAATGGTAAGGAAAACACAGAACAGCAGGATCTGGATCTTTGGATCTTGTGAAAGTCCCAGCAAGATAAATTCAGCCACAGAAGTTTCGTTTCCTTCTCCCATGTATGTTTATTCCTCTTTACCTGtcatcagaaagaaaacacatgcatTCTGAATGTTCAATTTTCACAATCTTTATAAACAAGCACAATGATAACAAGTGCACCTTGTTGGACTACTGGCTTTCAGATGCTTCCTAGTAGGTGCCAGTTGGCATTAGGATGTATATTGTTGTTACATAGTTTTTAAGCATTGATCCATTTGGTAGGCTGAGTATCATACTTGATATGGCTTCTCAACTAATCCTGATGTCAACATATTTACATATTGCTAAATTACTATTAGGTTTTACTGGGGAATTGTCTTTggatcaatttaattttttcttctcaataaatattttatatttacctggATCAGCAGTCTGAGGATGAGGTGAACTTGTTTAGTCAATAAAACcacttttgcttttataattcaaaatcaaaatacaaaggTCAATGATAAATTTGTTCATAATAGAGTAGGAGTTTCAAATATGGTTTCAGAATCAATAGATAAACTACAGCTATTAGTTCTTGCTTTTTTTCCatagcatatttattttcttttttttaaatgtttgtttattttgagacagagagagagtgtgtgtgagcactgGGGATGGtaggtggggaagagagaaggagagaattccaagcagtctctagGCTATCAGCATATAGCCTAgtgtagggctcgatctcatgaactgtgagatcatgatctgagctgaagtcaagagtcagatgcttaaccaactgagccacccaaggcaccccttccatagcatttttaaaagaggctTCTAAAGTGGCGATTCAAacaaagtaaaggaagaaaaatatatatatcttcatgGATCATAATCCTAGCCCTTGTATAAATATTTCACATGACAAAAACGAAAGTAGCATGAAAAAatgtgatattcagaaatgtattTAGTAAGACTTGAATGTTCAAGGCcctattcaagaaaaaaataaaagccagtagTAAGCAGGAGCTTGAACTTCTGAACTAGATATTAGTGAATTTTACAGCTCCATAACGCCCAATTTCAGCTCACCTTGACCTCAGCTTCAGCTGTAGTGGACAATTCTGACTTACTTGGCACTGCTGACATTCTACTTCAAGAACTCCCTACCTTGTCTTTTAGGATTCTGCCCAAGATGTTGGAAGTATGGGCAAGTTAATCCCCCAAAGGCAATCTTTAACCAGAGGGTAAAggaaatggatgaataaagacaCCAGAGATTTCCGGGAGGCACTCTATATGATTCTTTAGGGTTGAGCTCTATGGAGTTAAGTCCCCATTCTATACCAttctatattattattactattactattaccaTTATTATATCCCCTAAAGggttttttcagaattttattttagacGAATTCAGAATGAAACTTGAATAGCATAGATTTACTGTACATCTATTTATATACCACAGCCCTCTAGAGGACCACAAACCATTTAGATAtctaagatttctttcttctaagaACTTTGGGATTTATATTGCTTCCATAGAGAATGCATGGTCTAGAGTGACAACTTTAATATCCCAAACTTCATTGGTGTTTAGTTGTTTCACTCTTACTGTTTCCTTACACCCTTCCTGGAATCACTTTTCCAATAAGCTATCTGCACTAAAGTTCTCTTCTTAGTTCAGGAACCTAAACTATGAGAACTATAGGACCAGAGATGGAGACCTGATGAAGGCAATATGACAAGCCTGCCCTTTTTAACCAAGGAGTTCCAGCTGTGTCTGATGATAATGACAAACAATGAATGCTCACTATGTGTCTGGCATAGTTCTAAATACTTTATATGTGTTagtttatttcatcttcatgatAATCCTATGAGGAAGTATATTTTCAATCTCGATTTTCCAGCTAAGGAAATTAAAGGGTAGAAATGCTAAGTAACTTACTAGTCACACAGATATCATTTGCCAGAATTGGAATCCAAAGCCCTAGAGCCTTGTTCTAGCATCTGAGCTTTTAAATCTTCAATCTTATTTGTCACAATTCCAACTGCAGCAGCTAGCACTGAAAAATCCAATCATGTAGATGGACTCCGCACAGAGAAATTCAAGCAAAGTTCAAGAGACAAAGGAAATTATTCTCAATCCCAAACATGTTCATAAATGGCTTGGCTCCTAAAGTTGGCTGAGGTTAAGATTTTCACATGTTGTCAACTAGAAAATAAACTAGAAAGGACTAAGACTTGTAGTAAGGTTCTAGcgaaatattttaagtttagaGAGGAGATTTGTAATAAAAGAGAGGATTCAAGATCCAAGTAGAACAACCAATCAGATTTAAGGAGGAAATGGCAGATCTATTAGCAGGATGAACATGATGCAAAGGTCAGTTTGATTCTGGTGCTACTTCTACTATAAACTTATCATTAACACTAAGATTACTAGATTATATTTGTAATATAGAATATTTGGATTTGGTAAGAGATACAGGACCTAAGTATCATGTATAGGATCTTGTACATTCAGAGCAGAGCTCAATACTACTACTATTACCACTACAACAATGACTATAactgctgctactactactattttaatcataataataacaacacagACTCAAAAACTTGCATTTCATGGCACTTAATATATTCCAGGCATCCTTAtaagcatttaatatttattaatttattttatcttcagaagAGTCTCAAAGAGGTAGACtactaatattctcattttataaatatgggTCTGAGGGtgagtgaatatattttttaaaaactttcagggCTACAGAGATAGTAAATTATTGAATTAGGATTCAGTCCCAGGTATTCTGATTCTAGAGCCCAGACCTGATATTGTTCTACTGAATAGGAGTACAGATTCTATTTTCATAAATACATTCTGGAACCATGCTCTGAGTCTACAGAAAAAGTCATAAATGGAATTAGGATTTGGGGAATGTAAGGCAGAGGTTGATGGGgtacacagaaaataaacaaatatgctaTTTTTCTGTAGTGTGGAATCAGACAGCAGGCTAAGCAGCATCAGTACAAATATCTGCAACTTCTTAATATTCCTCAAAAttagttttctgttctttcttctttacttacATATTGTTCTTTATAGATCTTGTTTAAGTCCGTTGGCTCAATTATCACTTATATCTAGACTGCCTCAAAAGTCATCTGACAACTGACCACTATTCTAAGCTtactacattttcctttttttctggatattttttcaagttttaatttaaattctatttagttaacatatatggtaaaattggtttcagtgTAGAATTTAGGAATTCATtacccatacaacacccagagctcatcacaagtgccctccttaatacccatcacccatttagtccaacTCCCTCCACcaactttctttgttctttttagtttaaaaaagtctcatggtttgcttccccctccttctttttccccttcctctatattcatctgttttgtttcttaaaatccacatatgagtggaaaacatatggtatttatctttctctgatggacttatttcacttagcaaaatacagaCCCTAGCTCTGTCCAAATTGTTGCaatatttacaataaaacattttGCCTCTGCCTCAAAATcaacatatttggaatttaattttACTCCATAAATCATCTTTAACTTTAGGGACCCCATTCCCAGAAATTCCACTGTCATTTTTTCCTAAACATcatacctaaaaatataaaatcagctTTGACTTCTTTTATTCTCCTTGTTTCCACAAGTTGATCAATCATCAAGTTCATTCTTTCAAACATCTTTCAAATCTCTAACTTTTCATTGCCATTGCCATTCTTGCTAGTCTAGTACGTCATTCAGTTCTGCTTGTATTATTTCAATACCCTTCTAACTTGTTGCCATACCCTAGAATAAAACATCTTGTACTCCACTAACTGATAAATCTTCCAAAGTAAATGGTTTCCTACATCCAATGACATAAACTCCATATTCTCTAGATGAGCATTTAAATCCTATCTCATGCTTATCCCAATTTCCTTCCTATTCCTGCCTTAAAAGTGTCTTTGTTTCAGTGAAATCAAACTGTTAAGAAACTATTGATATTAGACTCTAAGagcttggtaaaaaaaaaaaaaaaaaaaagagagataacaaGAAACGGTCAGATAATTATATCTGTTAAAAGAGAAATGGCttaaaattataagagaatatcatgtactcatttagaaaaaaatgttgaatttctggaaacaaaaaacaatttttaaagcattctgagttaccaattaaaaaaaaaaagaaaaaaacataaagagactGACAACCGTAGAAATACTATACTGGTTTTAAAGTACTTATAATTGATAAGGCTCTGGCACATATAGTTTTACAAATGTATTCTATATAAACATCAAAGAACAGATAATtcttaacatttaaattataccagggaataaaaaatagatgttgaaagttttaggaaacaaaacccatctcaaactttttgaaaataaatctattgCTCTTATAACTGATAAGGGATGCATACAGAATAGGATTTATTGAAAGGTTTAACATGACAAGaagtcttagttttcttttatttctttttttttttcattttaaattctatcATCCTAGGTGTCACCTTTATCTTAAGAAAGTCTCCATTtatgatcttttattttattttttttttatttttgagagatagagagagacaccgtgagcaggggagggtcagagagggagacacaggatcggaagcaggctccaggctctgagctagttgtcagcacagagcccaacacggggctcgaactcacagactgtgagatcgtgacctgagccaaagttggacatttaacccatcaagccacccatgcgcccctccaTTTATGATCTTAAGATAATTACAAAAAGCTCCCAGAGTTATTCCTTGctcaaataaaaaaggagagacaTAACATATTTGACCAAGATTTCTGCCAAAAGCTCTGCGATTCAGCCTGATTAGGACATATCATTTTAGCAGTGGAGGTCAGAGAGAAATTAGTTCAGTCTAGGTCAAGTGCTGGGAGCTAGTGTGGAGTTAAGTGTACCACTACCATGACTGTAGCCACAAACAGAcctctctttaatattttcttccttcttatccTTTATATATGctttaaggaaaataaactgCCCCATAAAGTAGTTACTCTTTAAAGGTATATAGTGATGAAGAAAAGGTAAGGAGTAAGTTTCAGGGATGCTGGTAATTTTCGGTTTCTTAAGGTGGGTGCTGATCACATGGCTATGCTCATGATGTGAAAACTCATTAAACCATATACACCTGTAATTTATGTACTTCTCTGCAGATGTGTTATGCTTTAACataaaagtttactttaaaatagaaaattttgcaGGTATAATTACGTTGTCTCAGAAAAGGCACTCTTTTAAGATATTTgatccataataaataaattgtcTAAATGAATTAACTAtggtttatttaatgttttttattataatatattcttaaatcTTTCTGGATTTTCAAATcttgaaaagaatagaaagaggaagagaaagaagcagcagcagcagaagcaggaggagaagaggaagggggaggagaggaaaaggagggagaggaggaggaggttgggaagggagaggggagtggaggggaggagaaagaagaaaaagaaggttgtcatgaaaattataaaatgttaccaACACAATTCAACATAGTGGATTTTTCCTAACACTTCCCATTCCTAAGTAGTCTCAGAAAGTAGACTCGGAAAAAAATTCCATACACAAGGCAAAGTGGTTACACTATCAGCTAATCTAACAAGAGTTTTTCTAATTTAACAATAAGAAAGTGAGTTCCTTGTTTCCTCCACTCCCCATACTTGATTCAGTTAATTCTATATTTTACTGCTGCTTTCAACAGCCCGCTTTTGATTTcaaattgttattattaaaatgtgttgTTTGTAAGTAAAAGGAAACCCAAAATGCTTACCCCAATATACAGAGTGCttataaaaacaatgagaatttATAGATTTTAATTACCTAAAATTCATAGCAGTGCTGGCCTCAGATGAGGTTCTATCCAGACACTCAACATGTTTCTTTATAGCTTTCCACATAGTCCTCATTGTTACCCTATCCTAACAGTTATGAGGGATATCTGATTTCTTGCccacatgtaaaaataaaattaaagtttctttGCAATAGGCATTCTGACCAAAGTTAATGAGATAAAGTCTGATGTAGCCTAGAATCATATTCCCTACAAAAATATGGATCCACAAAGCATCAGCATATtttgagcaaagaaaaaatactattaaaaacacAACCATCAAATATCTAATTCAGctgtgtatttttcaattttattttgttgacaaATTATAATGCAAAAATCTGAtaaaagagaacacacacagtGATAGAAATTTACCTTTCAGTCATAGATGCAAAAACTGCAAATAAAGTAATAGCAAATGATAAATGGAAGCATATTAATGAAGAATATATAATACCTTTGTGGAATTTTagcaagaaatgtatttttgaacATTAAGGAATAAGAGGCATATGATAACATCaactaagaaatataaaaatacaaatacagattTCCAATCTAGTAATTGTTTGATACCTGTTATAGACCAACCTTTCCACCAAAAGGAATTATAAATCGATGAGGCCTCAAGAGACAAAGATCTTGGAGAAAGAAGATGAACAATATGGTGGGCCTGatagaattattttctcccatcaGGTGCTTGTGGATTGTAAAGAAGCAGCTGAGACTTTGAGAAACTCCATATAAACTAGGGTCTGAGGAGCTGAAAAGTTGAGAAAAAATTTTCAATCGTCTTTAAATAGTGGTGGTAAGGGAGATAAAAAATAGGGGCTTAAGAGTTACCAAATGTGATACTAATAAATACTCCCCATATTTACTTAGGATACTTGAAGAGCTA is part of the Suricata suricatta isolate VVHF042 chromosome 11, meerkat_22Aug2017_6uvM2_HiC, whole genome shotgun sequence genome and encodes:
- the LOC115272189 gene encoding olfactory receptor 2D3-like yields the protein MGEGNETSVAEFILLGLSQDPKIQILLFCVFLTIYLLSLLGNLLIIILTQTDSRLHTPMYFFLKNLSFADLCFSTSIVPQMLVHFLVKRKTISFAGCSLQITVFLLAGCTECVLLAVMSYDRYVAVCKPLHYSTIMTQRVCVQLAIVSWISGAFVCSVDSAFTLCLPYQGQNIINHYFCEPPALLKLASADTYNAEMALFSMGVIILLAPLSLILVSYWHIISTVIQMQSEEGRLKVFSTCGSHLTVVVLYYGSGIFAYMRPNSKTMNEKDKVISVFYSVMTSMLNPIIYSLRNKDVKGALRRLVRR